Genomic segment of Sebastes umbrosus isolate fSebUmb1 chromosome 22, fSebUmb1.pri, whole genome shotgun sequence:
gacataaacagctgttaaagcccactgacagctgatccagatgtgatcagctgatctgatgtcatcagaaacggacgtcgctccacgtgacgcttcagaggaaacgatgTCTCATTctttctaaaaacatatttcctctcttcctctctcctcgtgtcttttcctcacctcctccgctcgcatctcccgagggactaagacgcaaggagaGGAGttgaggagaggagtcgaggagaggaatCGAGCTGTATAAATCagaaatgggaaaggcctctACAGTACAGCAAACATGAGGTTTTTTACAGATCCATTTCAGCTCACGAGGAAACAGCCAGaaccaaacaaaacaactaaccacaaacaacacaaaccagGAAACCTGAAATATCTGGTTGAAATCATAAATGATGACTcacttttgtgtttctttgaagATGAAATGATCTCTGGTCGtgtggctgcagcagcagctcagacaaCATGGACGACAGTCTaacttttactttcactttagaTGTGGGCTGGGCTACTCAGACTGATATATAGATCATTGATATTGAAATGCAGTGATGGGATGTATTTGcctaagtacagtacttaagtacaaattcaaGGTACTTCTAATGACTTTTAGGATTTccatgttactttatactttttactccactacatctcagaggtaactattgtactttatactccactacatctcagaggtaactatagtaccttatactccactacatctcagaggtaactattgtactttatactccactacatctcagaggtaactattgtactttttactccactacatctcagaggtaactattgtactttatactccactacatctcagaggtaactattgtactttttactccactacatctcagaggtaactattgtactttatactccactacatctcagaggttactattgtactttatactccactacatctcagaggtaactattgtactttttactccactacatctcagaggtaactattgtactttttactccactacatctcacaggtaactattgtactttttactccactacatctcagaggtaactatagtactttttactccactacatctcagaggtaactatagtactttatactccactacatctcacaggtaactatagtactttttactccactacatctcagaggtaactatagtactttatactccactacatctcagaggtaactatagtactttttactccactacatctcagaggtaaatatagtactttatactctactacatctcagaggtaactatagtactttttactccactacatctcagaggtaactatagtactttatactccactacatctcacaggtaactattgtactttttactccactacatctcagaggtaaatatagtactttatactctactacatctcagaggtaactattgtactttttactccactacatctcagaggtaactatagtactttatactccactacatctcacaggtaactattgtactttttactccactacatctcagaggtaaatatagtactttatactctactacatctcagaggtaactattgtactttttactccactacatctcagaggtaactatagtactttttactccactacatctcagaggtaactatagtactttttactctactacatctcagaggtaaatatagtactttatactctactacatctcacaggtaactattgtactttttactccactacatctcagaggtaactatagtactttttactccactacatctcagaggtaaatatagtactttatactctactacatctcagaggtaactatagtactttttactccactacatctcagaggtaaatactgtagtttttaCTCTACATCCtcaaaggatctgaatacttattACAACCGCTGCAAAACTGACTAGTAGTCAGTGAATTACAATGCAAAGTGACAACACAACTGAACTGCATCGTTTGAAACTGGATGTTCATTTAACAATTATTTGGCTAATTTTGAAACACAGTGCAGTTGCAAGAAATTAataatgtgattattattaaattgtCAAGTtcaattcactttttttgttttgttttttgaacacaGATTCCTGAGACACATCAGACCTCAACAGACCTGTGAGTAAAAATAAGGCAGCTCGTTGGTGATGGTGCTTTTAAAATGATGCTTCTTGAACCTCTTTGTTCTGCAGATCTAAAACAAATCACGATTGTTAAACGGCATCATTTATCTCTCACCTTAAATATATTCAGACGATCACAGCTGTGAGCTGGAAACAAAGATGGCCTACAGCTCAGTGTTTTAGTCgagaggataaaaaaaagtgcagtcaGTGAAATGTTACATCACCTGTTTATTGAGTTTTGGGCTAATGAGACGTCTTTCACTGCAACAttcagaaaacatttacattttcattgatTGGTTCTATGACAACACTGAGAAACAATCACAAACATatcaacataaaatacatacagacatctcaatatatatacattttcttaaatcatgttttttttaattgcgtGCTTCCaagaaaatatcaaacaaattggttttggttaaaaaaaatggcattttttcatgtttatttatcatttttaacaATACTCAAATCTAGAGTGTATTTAGCTTGATTTCACAGCCACAAAATATTTTGTCATCATAACTGACAAAGTGATGATTAAACTCTGATTTTAACGCCATCTAAAAGTATAAACTTCAAATGTTAAAAAGTGATGCAGTTAACAATTAAAAACAGGTAAAACAATAGATTATaatgaaatgattttttttttgtactaacACAAACCCCTACAAAGCTTATAATAACTTTTGCAAACAACACAAACTGTTGAAATCTAAATTAGAACGTATTTGACAAGGTGCTTAACATGATTAAACTCTAATTTTAATACCATTTATAAAGTGTAATcttcaaattaaaaaacaggtaaaacaaaaaaataaaatgaaatgatttttATTTGGCACTACCGCTATCCCCTACAAAGCTTATAACAACTTTAACAAACCTGCGGAATAAATGGCaaacaatttaaatataatacaacaatatatagaaacaattaaaaacaggtaaaacaaaaaaaaattaaaaagaaatgaaatttTTTTTGTACTAACACAAACCCCTACAAAGCGTGTAATAACTTTTGCAAACAACACAAACCTGCAGAATTTAGGGCAcacaatttaaatataatacaaacTCAACTGTTGAAATCTGATTCAGTTCTTATTTGACAAGATGCTTAACATGATTAAACTCTATTTTTAATACCATCTATAAATTTATAGGCTATGCTTCAAATGTTAAACggttaaaacaaaaaattaaaactaaatgttgtttgttttgtactaACACAATCCCCTACAAAACTTATAACAACTTTTAGAAGCAACACAAACCTGCAGAATTAAGGACACTCAAGTTAAATATAATACAACGTCAAAGCTGTGTTCTACGTGTCATGCATACCGAAGTTTAAACAACTTTCGACACAAACCTATAACAATCAGACAAATGCTCACAGTTTAAGCACAATACATGATGCTCAACGCTAATACAGCTCGACAGACACGGATACCAATATGTTTCATTTAATGTTAACGGCAGATAACTGATGATTAGAGCTGATATTGATCTTTGAAATGAGCTCAGAATCTTGTTAGCTTTAGGACGcgcaaataaaatgtttttagacattatcatgtttttctgttttctatttcatacacacattttaatgctttttaattCAAAGAAGATTACTGCCTTTAAGAAGATTATACAGGACAATCAGCTATTTATACTCTACAGATGTATGCAGATGTGACAACTCCTTAAAAAATTAACAACTTTAAAAGAATAACTACGTGGATAAAGTTAGAGAACAATTGTGCTCAGGTTTAAAGGAAACATTGACTCTTGGTAGGAAACgtgaaacaaaaagtcaaagtcaCGTGTTTTATTAACACATCAATAACTCAGTTGTACTCTGAATATTCATCGTATGATAAAAAGCTTTGATACATGGTACATATTAATCATGTGAATACATTTGAGCTACGTTACTGAAAGTTGATATTGTAGAAAACTTTGAAAGAACAGATGAAGGAAAAAGAGCAGCTGGAGTTCTTTCTGTATTATTTGCTTTTCAAAACATAAAGGGTAATACAAGATCATTGATTGTTGATGTAGAGtctaaactagggatgcaccaataccgataccagtatcgggcaTCGGAGGTGATGCTGTGCTCACGTACTCATAcgtgtactcgcaaaacggctccgataccactttacggcagcgcaacgttaacctctcatcaccatctttcgggtcctcacgctccacctccccgacgctGCAGGCGAAAcaggccggtggtgcgcccgaccccactAGGCCGTGATCCCAtctcagccggcgcgcaccggccctcactttcattgcaccacggggttttgcttgcacccctctgactcgcgcgtgcgacacctggcaccttttacgtgggccgagccccgcgacgcagttggggcgcactgaggacagtccgctcggtcgacagtcgcaccgggatcAGGGGGCCCTGTCCCTCCCCGGGAGGGCGCAGCGAGctctttgtccacggtgcggcgaggtccgggcggggatcGCTGTAacgctgcggccgcgagccaccttcacgCCGAGCCTCTCCAAGccaacctagagccggtcgcagaCAGTATAAAGCCTGATTTATGCCTACCGCATCCGCGAGGGTCGCTACTGTTCACGTGACCAAAGTGAAGTCACgtcacttctagttgcaaaaaaacaagatggtgatggccaaactGCGGTACTCGaggtttcaaaacggcagtccacaaaccaatgggtgacgtcacggtgactacgtccacttcttctatacaggCTATGGTtttgtgtatttgcatgtgGTTTCTTAAGTTGCAGTTCTCTCAGGGACATCGTAAATCTGCACAACGCTGCTTGCTGGTAAATTGCCTTATGTTACACAAAATAGTAGTTGTTGGCTAAGTTGTGAGGTTCTTGCCATGTTGGCAAAGTTCTCATTTAAATTTGGACATGATGTCCTCTACTACAACTGTCTGTTTTGCTTCGCACTACTGCTGTTGTCGGCCCGTTGTCTTTTGCACATAGAAAAAAGAGAAGGCCAAGGCGAAAGACATAAAGAAACTTCACCATGTGGGCGAGATCACTCAGTCAGAAAGCTCTCTCACTGACTACCTCTAGTAGTCCCTTAACTCTATTGGACATTTCCTAACCATCCACATGCTACGCCACATGGTTGCATGTGTGAATGCAGTGAAAGTTCGGTTACGTTTACTGATAAAATAACGCAGACGAATGAGTGTGAAGTTCAACAGCAGGATAGAGGAGCTCATTGAACTTTGTTTTGTAGGTATAGAGGCGGGTCTGACTGTCGGAGGAAactctgtagaaggacagagtgCCAGCCGGCCAATCCAGATACACCCCCACCCGACTGGAGCGCGAGCAGAGGGAGGCTACACTGACCTTGTCGTTGCCGTGCACAACAAAACAACCATCATCAGAGCAAATCAGACACCAAGACTTGTCGTTGCATGCCAGCTTGCAATCATTTGCATCCCCTTTCCTGCCGATCGATCTGTACGTCAACCCAATACTGAAGGGCTCCTCGACCTCGAACTCCCAGTAACAGCGCTTATCTAGACCCTGTTCACCCAGTGCCTGTCGGTAGTGATCGAACCTGTCCAGGTGAAGGGAATGTTGCTGCTCGTCTTCCACCCAGGTCACCTTTCTGTTCccttcagagaggaggaggttctTGTGGGCTGTTTTGGGGTCCCAAGTGAGCTCACGGGCATCTGGAGGTAagaaaacactttgttttagGAGCAGCACTCCAATGAGCAAGTGACAAAGAAAAAGTGCCTTACCTCCAGGAAGAATTGTCAATATGCTTGTTCTTCTGGTGTAAATGACAATAAGTGCAGTAGAACACACCCTGGACACACCTCACATTCATACCTAgggggcaatttagagtcaacaatgaacctaacctgcatgtctttggactgtggaaggaaaccggagtactcgacaaactccacacagaagggccaggttgccaggtttgaacctgcgaccctcttgctatGAGGCGACAATGCTAACCACCGTGTCGCCCCAAAGAGAAGTGAGAAAGCTTACAGCACCTGGTATTCCCAGGCGGTCTCCAATCAAAGTACTGACCAGGCTCGACCCTGCTTAGCTTCCGAGATCAGACGAGATTGGGCCTGTTCAGGGTGGTTTGGCCGTAAACCTTCATTGAAATTACTATTTGCAATTTATcactgtgttcacaacattcagctAATGTCCAGGAGCTCCATGATACTTACATTTCTTGAATCCCGGTATCATCCGGTTACTTCCGCCATGGTCAAAACTGTGAAGAAAAATGAGGATAGAACAGATCAGACAAAGAACAACCATTTGACTAACACTGTGTTGCTTTCAGAACCTTTGCTATCAGAGTATCAGATGTGTCCATTATGAATCTATCCAACCTATAGTGCTACTGTACGTTACTGCATGTTACCAGAATTCGGTCCGATCATAGAGTATCCTTGAGTAGTTTTACAGTTGGTAGTACACTCCATCTCACCATAGTGGATTTGTGAGATACTCTAGCGGTACTTCCCTCTCAGTTCAgttaaaaagtcaaaaatctAGTACTGCAGCATTATACTTACTTGAGCTTGTTGCGCTTGTATTGTGGATCGTTCCACACTTCAGAGAGCATCTTCTTTCCTGAGTCTCCTGGATGGTTGtagctcaggtccagctctaTCAGATGGGACGGGTTGGACTGGAGAGccgaggccagagaagcacagccaTCCTCTGTGACCTGACAACCTGACAACCTGAgaaaacagtgttttgtttattagCATGCACGTTCGAGATGCATTTATATAGAGCACCTGCATCAGTAGCGAGTTTCTTGCATCCCTGAATGAATGTAAAGAAGGTAGATGACGAGCAACCCTTCAGCAGGGATGAATGCATATATGGGGGTGCTGTTGTGGCAGCTTCAATATTACAGGAGTGAATGAGAAAATGAGGTTTGCATTACATGAGAGTTTGATGGTGGTAGTACAGAAGTAGAATCTGAATGTAAACGTCAAATAACTACCTCAGCGTTTCGAGTCTGCAGCATTGACTTGACAGCCCACCACagagcagcttcactcctgaatcttTCAGGTCATTGTTGCTCAGATTCAGATCTCTCAGAGGTAAGTTGGGGAACTTGAGACCAAAGGCCAGATGTTTAACCCACTCTTCGGTCACTTTGCAGTCTGCCAGTCTAGGGGTGGATGATTGGGTTATAATGTGATAAACAAAAAGGCGCAACTGCATCACTCGAGAGTGAAAGAACAACTGCTACCACATTATGTGACATGTTATAGGGAAGGCAAACTTACATGGCCTTTCTGCTGCTCCTCACAGCTGGTATCAGCCTCCTTCTGCCTTCCTCTGATGTGTTGTAACTCTTCAAGTCCAACACATCCAGTTCATTCTTTGATAcctgcagcatgtaggccagcGCAGAGCAGTGCAGGGGAGTCAGCTCTGCTCTTGAACGATCTGACTTTGCCAGATATTCTTGAATCTCATCTTTGACTTTGTGATCTCTCATCTCGACCATATTCTGGAAGAGGTTGATGCAACTGTCTGGAGAGAGGGCCTTTCTTCGGATGGCTTTAAGGTGAGTCAAGATTTTCTTGTCGGTATCTTGGCTTGGGTCCGGCGATGTCAGCAGACCCTCAAGGACTCTCCGGTTGGGTTCTACCATGAGGCCAAGGAGGAATCGCAAGAAGAAGTCCAGGTGACCGTTCTTCTTCTCCAACACTTTGTCAACTGTCATCTTGAGGAGATCGAGTAAAGTATGTTCTTCGTCCTTCAGATCGAGGAAGTCGCCGAGTTCTTTTGTATTCTTGTTTGTGAAACAGTCATAGACAAAAAGAGCTGCAAAGAACTCCTGTATGGTCAGGTGCACAAAGAAGAAGACCTTTTTCTGAGAAAAGACTTCTTCTTCCCTAAGAACTGTGGTGCAAAATCCAGAGTAGATGGCTGCCTCTTGTTTGTCAATGCCACAGTCTTCCAGGTCTTCATCGTAGAAGATGAGTTTGTTCTTCTGCAGCTGAACAAATGCAAGCTTACCGAGTTTCACAAGAAATTCCTTGTGTTTCTTCAGAAGTCTCTTTTGGTTTTCCTCAGTCTTCTTGTCGAATTTTCTGCTTCTGCGTTTTGTCTGGGCAAAAAGGAAATGCGCCATCATCTCTGTTAGAGTTTGAGGAGTTTCAGCTTTCTCGTCTCCCCCAAAGATCTCCTTAAATAAGACGGCAGCTATCCAGCAGAAGATCGGGATCTGGCACATGATGTCGAGACTCTGTGAAGAGTGAAAGTGCGAAATGATCCTGTCAGCAAGATTCAAGTCCTGACTGAATCTCCTCCTGAAGTATTCTTCTTTTTGTGGGTCACTGAACCCTCGTATCTCCGTCACCATGTCGACAAACTCCgcagggatctgattggctgctgctggACGGGATGTTATCCACAGGTTAGCAACACGAAGAAGGTTACCCTGGATGAGGTTTGCTATGAGATTACCTACAGATGTTACTTCACTGACAGATTTTACCGGCTTGTTCTCAAAGTCCAGTTgaagtctgctttcatccagaccGTCCAGGATCACAATAATCTTGGCTTTGAGGAAATCTTCTGAATCTTTCAAACTTCGGAGTGCAGGGTGAAATTCAATCAGGAGCTTGAGCAAGCTTTTGTTATCTGTACACAAATTCAGCTCTCGGAATGgaagaatgaaaacaaaatcaatgtCCTTGTTTGCTCTGTCCTCAGCCCAATCAAGAATGAATTTCTGCACAGAAAATGATTTTCCAATTCCTGCAACGCCCTTCGTCAGGACTGTTCTGGGAGTTTTCTCTCGGCCAGGCGAAGGTTTGAAGATGTCACTGAGGTCGACTGAATGTTCAGaagattgttgttgtttgatgtGTCTGAACAATTGTTCTTCATGTGGCACTTCACTCTCTCCAATGGTGATGAAGAGTGTTGTGTAGATGCTGTTCAGGGAGTTCTCTTGGTCATCATCACCTTCAGACGTCGAAGTAAATTTCTTCAGCATTGCTTTTTTAAGATTCTTTGTTGCTTTCAAAAGATGGCTGCCCCCTGAAACAATCAAATGCATGCTTGCAAATTCCAAATTCAAATACTGATGAGGCCACATTAATGTCTTACTAGCATTAGctgtagtagcagtaatagtagtacatgtcaagtatttaaactTACCAGTGTCGTCCTCAGTATCTCTCTGGTGTTCTGGATCTTTTCTGGGTTTCTTTAAACACTTGGTGCAGCGGTCGTCTGAACTGACGCACTGTTTGCATGACCAGTGTCCACAGCCTAAACTAACTGGATCCCTCACATCTTCCATACACACTGAACAGCTGGATGGCTCCCCAATCAGCTGGCTGTAGGGTGATCAACAAATGTCTACATTAGTCCTGCCAGATCAGTTGTCGGTTGTCGGTTGTCGGTTTTGGGGCCACAGTTCCATACGTTTCTGGTTTTGGTCatcatttccatttatttcacAAAGACAACTTTCCTGGACGACTAAAGCTTGTGTTCATTCATAGAAGGGTAGTAGGAAATTCATTGTTGATAATTTACGTTGCGTACATACTAAAACATAGACCTTCTTGGAGTGTATCAGGCTAATTCAGCAGAAATGATTTGGATAACAGGGCATAACGAACCGAAGAATATCACGTACCGATCCGAAGGTTCTGTACCAAACAATTAGGGGCAAATGCGCACATGTAGGCATACTTTAACATCCCCAATAGAAATTATgtttaaaatacaatttaaaaatactgTATAACATGTATAAACGGctaataaaactgtaaaattaaatgtaatatttttaaaagttaCATATTGTCTTTCAAGAGATTCCAGCTCCAGTCTGGCAGTCACAAATGTTTTCAATATCAGTGTCTTTATGAATCTTTGATGAACCTTAATATGCTTTTAGATGTAAGATATTTTCTTTACAGAATACATTTAATCAAATTACCTTGGTGTCTTTTCAAGACCAAAATAGAGTGGGTCGTACATGGATCTGTCACTCTTCATGGAGAGACAGCTGGGACCCGAGGAATCAGCTTCACTCATCTGTGAACTAAAAAGAGAAGATATtgagatatatactgtatattagggctgtcaaagttaacgcaataataacgtgttaacgcaaaatcattttaacgccactaatttcttaatgcattaacgcaatcgatcttccagaggttgttgcggctcagatttaaagctagagtgaagataatggtatcatattaaactaaagCTTCAAACTTGTgttaaactttggcgaggaaaaaaactgtcatggccattttcaaaggggtctcttgacctctgacctccagatgtgtgaatgtaaatgggttctatgggtacccacgagtctcccctttacagacatgcccactttatgatcatcacatgcagtttggggcaacaacgtgcagtttttggcatgcagtacaaatgtgttattttcatctaTTCTAAAGTGGTGCATTTTAATTTGTCTCTTTTAAAAGTTACATATTGTCTTTCAAGAGATTCCAGCTCCAGTCCGGCAGTCACAAATGTTTTCAATATCAGTGTCTTTATGAATCTTTGATGAACCTTAATATGCTTTTAGATGTAAGATATTTTCTTTACAGAATCCATTTAATCAAATTACCTTGGTGTCTTTTCAAGACCAAAATAGAGTGGGTCGTACATGGATCTGTCACTCTTCATGGACACACAGCTGGGACCCGAGGAATCACCTTCACTAATCTGTGAACTAAAAAGAGAAGAGATTgcgatatatactgtatatccaacgccactcattttttttaacacattaacgtaacttgtgatttttaggttgtagcgggctcggttttaaagctagagtgaagatactggcatcatatggaactaaaaacctgatgaatccatcggtaccaaccttgtcatactagcttgccgtgaagtgaaggaggttaaCCTCCTTGGGTTCCTGGGTGACTACAGCttatgtgtgtttataatttttttttgtgttgttgtaatTTATGACCCTCTAAGTGCTTAACAGAATGAATTTTAATTCCAGTGTGCCTAGCACACTGGTCTATAATCCAACAGGCTTACTTTTAATATTCTTCATCTTCCGCCTAAAACTTTGCCGCGCTACTTGTCCCGCAGCGTTGCCAACACCTGTAcaaaaagtacatcaaaatGTGCAGAATGATCGGGAATCATGTATCATAGCTATGACTCATCTAAGAGATTCGCACAGCGGTCTCCGAATAAATCACACGAAAGCGCGATTTTTTGCTCCTTAGGAATGGATGGAAAATCGACTTGAAGAGTGCTCAAAACCACTCGTCTTTGgggccatacagagtcgccatacGTTAACGTAGAAACATGATTACAAGTTTAAACGGGTCACGAGTCTTGGGAATTTATCAGGCCAAATGGGCATTTTCATAACTGGCACGGTTTTTACGAAATCGCAGTTTacgttttgtgaaattttcagaccgtttcagattttataatgggtgtgtattgcgtgggTCGTTAAACGCTAGAGTGCGTGACATCATCGTTAGAGTGTGGGAAAGCtttgaaatcttttgaaaatgtttcgAACAAATTGCTCTCTAGCCCAAAATTGTCACTCTTCATAGAtcattttttcatcaaattgtaGGTATTTTTGTGCCGGTCGCAGTCATGTAGCAATGGAATCAGTCAGACTTACACATTTTGCGATAAATGCCTGATAGTGAGAGCAACTCCAGGCTAAGCTCCCATAGTGGCCCATATTAAATTTCACAGAATTTTTGggatcagagaaaaaagttactACTTTTTGAAACTGCCGCCGAGGTCACATTTTTGACACTACACACCCAAATTTCACACCATCTGTTCATCAGAGAGTCCTAACTCGTCTCTTAAAGGATCTAAGCGATAGGAGTAACGTTTTTTGTCGTAGAAGCACTTTTATGACATGTGCgtctctggttaactcctatCATATTTTGTCTGACTGAGGTTGCTTAGCAGTGGCCATCACCACGGCAACgtttgattgctgctagacagacaggtgattcacattagccaatcagagcaggctgactaacacacacacacactctatttaCTGTATCCTtttcagtgagccagcatgctctAAACCAGGGCTTCAATggatcagggccataattaatgttgttaattacacctgtgattaAAAGACCCCAACTCTCATTGTATGATAACAGGAAACTAGGGATTTAcctacttttcaaaataaaagccctcgactcttactgtatattaacaAGAAACTAAACACTCCTCACGGCCCcccaatcaccatggcaacgtGTGTGTCAAATACAGAAATGAGGAGAACATgacaaacattatatatcagCGTATACAGTAATAACAGGAGCGAAATTCACATTAGCCTATGGAAACATTAGATATCAGCGAATAAGCCTACAGTGATGACCTCACTATGGACCTCAGACAGTCTGAAtctgccccccccctccacgcagcaccaggcacactggtcaaaatttcttgcAAAATTTTCTAGTTTAACCTTAAGATGCAAGCAAGATATTTTCTTTAcagaatacatttaattaaattaccTTTGTGTCTTTTCAAGACTAAAATAGAGCGGGTCGTACATGGAtctgtc
This window contains:
- the LOC119481818 gene encoding protein NLRC3-like isoform X3; this translates as MAEKRKLRKRSISSSVLPEQPISSGSELMSSQMSEAESSGPAGDSMKSDRSMYDPLYFSLEKTQSSQISEGDSSGPSCVSMKSDRSMYDPLYFGLEKTPSSQMSEADSSGPSCLSMKSDRSMYDPLYFGLEKTPSQLIGEPSSCSVCMEDVRDPVSLGCGHWSCKQCVSSDDRCTKCLKKPRKDPEHQRDTEDDTGGSHLLKATKNLKKAMLKKFTSTSEGDDDQENSLNSIYTTLFITIGESEVPHEEQLFRHIKQQQSSEHSVDLSDIFKPSPGREKTPRTVLTKGVAGIGKSFSVQKFILDWAEDRANKDIDFVFILPFRELNLCTDNKSLLKLLIEFHPALRSLKDSEDFLKAKIIVILDGLDESRLQLDFENKPVKSVSEVTSVGNLIANLIQGNLLRVANLWITSRPAAANQIPAEFVDMVTEIRGFSDPQKEEYFRRRFSQDLNLADRIISHFHSSQSLDIMCQIPIFCWIAAVLFKEIFGGDEKAETPQTLTEMMAHFLFAQTKRRSRKFDKKTEENQKRLLKKHKEFLVKLGKLAFVQLQKNKLIFYDEDLEDCGIDKQEAAIYSGFCTTVLREEEVFSQKKVFFFVHLTIQEFFAALFVYDCFTNKNTKELGDFLDLKDEEHTLLDLLKMTVDKVLEKKNGHLDFFLRFLLGLMVEPNRRVLEGLLTSPDPSQDTDKKILTHLKAIRRKALSPDSCINLFQNMVEMRDHKVKDEIQEYLAKSDRSRAELTPLHCSALAYMLQVSKNELDVLDLKSYNTSEEGRRRLIPAVRSSRKAILADCKVTEEWVKHLAFGLKFPNLPLRDLNLSNNDLKDSGVKLLCGGLSSQCCRLETLRLSGCQVTEDGCASLASALQSNPSHLIELDLSYNHPGDSGKKMLSEVWNDPQYKRNKLNFDHGGSNRMIPGFKKYARELTWDPKTAHKNLLLSEGNRKVTWVEDEQQHSLHLDRFDHYRQALGEQGLDKRCYWEFEVEEPFSIGLTYRSIGRKGDANDCKLACNDKSWCLICSDDGCFVVHGNDKVSVASLCSRSSRVGVYLDWPAGTLSFYRVSSDSQTRLYTYKTKFNELLYPAVELHTHSSALFYQ